One window of Gloeothece citriformis PCC 7424 genomic DNA carries:
- a CDS encoding GntR family transcriptional regulator, translating to MIQFQIHSDSEIPASKQLFDQIRFAIASRQYPPGHRLPSTRQLAMITGLHRNTISKVYQQLEEDGLVESLAGSGIYVKIQGYEGGTHLQSPILQQYPQASQLIRKSLDDLLSQGLTLSQVRELFLNEIDWRLRCNAKVWITVPIADLGAGKLMLKELEQALAIPVELVPLEDLPQILAQAKSGTVVTSRYFITPAEAIATPYGIRVIPVDIYDYSKELDMIKRLPQDSRLGIVSLSDGILRVAQILIHSLRGEDLLVMSAQVSETDKLMAIVRTTQTIITDKDSYPMIQRAIESAREDLIRLPEIICTDNYIGEKSINFLRKELGLGIEET from the coding sequence ATGATTCAGTTTCAGATCCACTCAGACAGCGAAATACCGGCCTCTAAACAACTATTTGACCAAATTCGTTTTGCGATCGCCTCTCGCCAATATCCTCCCGGCCATCGCTTACCCAGTACCCGACAATTGGCGATGATTACGGGTTTACATCGAAACACGATTAGTAAAGTTTATCAGCAATTAGAAGAAGATGGTTTGGTAGAATCTTTAGCCGGGTCTGGGATTTATGTTAAGATTCAAGGCTATGAAGGAGGAACTCATCTACAATCCCCTATCCTTCAGCAGTATCCTCAAGCGAGTCAATTAATTCGCAAAAGTTTAGATGATTTACTCTCCCAAGGGTTAACCCTTTCTCAAGTCAGAGAATTATTTTTGAATGAAATTGATTGGCGGTTGCGCTGTAATGCTAAAGTTTGGATCACTGTGCCCATTGCCGACTTAGGAGCGGGTAAATTAATGCTCAAAGAACTTGAACAGGCTTTGGCGATTCCTGTTGAATTAGTGCCGCTTGAAGATTTGCCCCAAATTTTAGCACAAGCTAAGTCAGGGACAGTGGTTACCAGTCGCTATTTTATTACTCCTGCTGAAGCGATCGCAACTCCCTATGGCATTCGAGTCATTCCTGTTGACATTTATGATTACAGCAAAGAATTAGACATGATTAAACGACTGCCTCAAGATAGTCGTTTAGGGATAGTCAGTCTCAGTGATGGAATTTTAAGAGTCGCTCAAATCCTCATTCATAGTTTACGGGGAGAAGATTTATTAGTCATGAGCGCCCAAGTGAGTGAAACGGATAAACTGATGGCGATCGTGCGGACTACTCAAACTATTATCACCGATAAAGACAGTTATCCCATGATTCAACGCGCCATCGAGTCTGCTAGAGAGGATTTAATTCGACTGCCAGAAATTATTTGTACTGACAATTATATTGGCGAAAAATCGATTAATTTCCTCCGCAAGGAACTTGGCCTAGGGATAGAAGAGACTTAA
- a CDS encoding DUF29 domain-containing protein — protein MSIITNLKTLYEIDANQWLEETIKLLKANRFNELDLENLIEELEALGRSEKNAVESLLEQIIRHLLLLQYWLKESEYNKSHWQAEITGFRTQLKRKLTSNLRNHLLKELPSLYQDALAYVKQKTSLEVDFPAECPYSLEDLLNIDWFPKTPN, from the coding sequence GTGTCTATTATTACTAATTTAAAAACTTTATATGAAATTGATGCTAACCAATGGCTGGAGGAAACAATTAAACTATTGAAAGCAAATCGGTTTAATGAATTAGATTTAGAAAACTTAATTGAGGAGTTAGAAGCTTTGGGACGGAGTGAGAAAAATGCAGTAGAAAGCCTCTTAGAACAGATTATCCGTCACTTATTACTACTCCAATATTGGTTGAAAGAATCTGAATACAATAAATCTCATTGGCAAGCAGAAATTACAGGATTTCGTACACAATTAAAGCGAAAATTGACCAGCAACTTACGAAATCATTTGCTCAAAGAATTACCTTCACTTTATCAGGACGCTTTGGCTTATGTAAAGCAAAAAACTAGCTTAGAGGTTGATTTTCCGGCTGAATGTCCTTACTCTCTTGAAGATTTATTAAATATTGATTGGTTTCCTAAAACACCGAATTAA
- a CDS encoding diacylglycerol/polyprenol kinase family protein yields MSDSVFWLESVHPLWFPLSVIGIFLLCIVLLAEGLNRFTAMDGELTRKVVHIGTGNVILLAWWFNIPSWLGIGASIIASCLALVSYFTPILPSINSVGRRSLGTFFYAVSIGVLISWFWPMGQPQYAVLGILVMTWGDGMAAVIGQQFGKHPYEVWGSHKSWEGSLAMMGMSFLVSALVLLSSVDNSGLTWITALLVAIMATSLEMFSKLGIDNLTVPLVSGFLAYFVLNF; encoded by the coding sequence TTGTCTGATTCCGTGTTTTGGTTAGAGTCTGTTCATCCCCTATGGTTTCCCTTAAGTGTGATTGGCATTTTTCTGTTATGTATTGTTCTTTTGGCTGAGGGGTTAAACCGCTTTACAGCTATGGATGGAGAACTGACACGCAAAGTTGTTCATATCGGTACAGGTAATGTTATTTTATTGGCGTGGTGGTTTAATATTCCTTCCTGGTTGGGGATTGGAGCGTCTATTATTGCTAGTTGTCTTGCTCTAGTTTCTTACTTTACTCCCATCTTACCCAGTATCAATAGTGTAGGAAGGCGGAGTTTAGGGACTTTTTTTTACGCGGTCAGTATAGGCGTATTAATCAGTTGGTTTTGGCCGATGGGACAACCTCAATATGCAGTCCTAGGAATTTTAGTCATGACTTGGGGAGACGGAATGGCTGCTGTTATTGGTCAACAGTTTGGTAAACACCCCTATGAAGTTTGGGGCAGTCATAAAAGCTGGGAAGGTTCTTTAGCTATGATGGGAATGAGTTTTTTAGTGAGTGCTTTAGTGTTATTGTCTAGTGTTGACAATAGCGGGTTAACTTGGATAACTGCGCTTTTAGTGGCTATTATGGCTACAAGCTTAGAAATGTTTTCTAAATTGGGAATAGATAATCTGACTGTTCCTTTAGTTAGTGGTTTTTTAGCTTACTTCGTTCTTAATTTTTAA
- a CDS encoding aldose 1-epimerase, whose amino-acid sequence MFTISLKTNQYLTYILRDDEALSSLEVVPERGGIITRWKVQGQDILYLDEERFTNPQLSVRGGIPILFPICGNLPDNIFNYQGQTYTLKQHGFARDLPWTVTKEETDESARLTLVLSSNEQTLAVYPFEFELTFIYQLQGDELYIFQSIKNNSSDKMPFSAGFHPYFWTKDKSKLTFDIPGSQYYDHLSKQTHPFSGQFDLTQDEIDVAFKSITRSNAIVKDNERQFQITLIYSGLYSTLVFWTVKGKEYVCLEPWSAPRNALNTGEQLDYIEPGETYEAWVEMIYTPLSS is encoded by the coding sequence ATGTTTACGATTTCATTAAAAACCAACCAATATCTAACTTATATTCTTAGGGATGACGAGGCTTTGTCATCTTTAGAAGTTGTTCCTGAACGAGGAGGGATTATTACTCGTTGGAAAGTTCAAGGGCAAGATATCCTCTATTTAGATGAAGAACGCTTTACTAATCCTCAGTTAAGTGTTAGGGGTGGAATTCCTATTTTATTTCCTATTTGTGGGAATCTCCCCGATAATATTTTTAATTACCAAGGACAAACCTATACTTTAAAACAACATGGGTTTGCGCGAGATTTACCTTGGACAGTTACAAAGGAAGAAACTGATGAGAGTGCGAGGTTAACTTTAGTGTTGAGTAGCAATGAACAAACTCTTGCTGTCTATCCTTTTGAATTTGAATTAACGTTTATTTACCAACTCCAAGGAGATGAATTATATATTTTTCAAAGTATTAAGAATAACTCATCCGATAAAATGCCTTTTTCTGCAGGATTTCATCCTTATTTTTGGACTAAAGATAAATCTAAGCTAACTTTTGATATTCCCGGTTCTCAATATTACGATCACCTCTCTAAACAGACTCATCCTTTTTCTGGACAGTTTGACTTGACTCAAGATGAGATAGATGTGGCTTTTAAGTCTATTACTCGTTCTAATGCGATTGTGAAGGATAATGAGCGACAATTCCAAATTACCCTGATTTATTCAGGTTTATACTCAACATTAGTTTTTTGGACGGTGAAAGGAAAAGAGTATGTTTGTCTTGAACCTTGGAGCGCTCCTCGAAATGCTCTTAATACGGGCGAACAATTAGACTATATTGAACCTGGGGAAACTTATGAAGCTTGGGTTGAAATGATTTACACCCCTTTGTCCTCTTAG
- a CDS encoding response regulator transcription factor, whose protein sequence is MAAHILVVEDEGKLAQFIELELKYEGYQVTVAPDGLSGLTTARESNPDLILLDWMLPGISGLEICKRLRQTGNKVPIILLTAKDEISDRVTGLDAGADDYIIKPFSLEELLARVRANLRRTSENNADEVQFMDLRLNRSSREVYRANRLIELTAKEFDLLEYLMSHPRQVLTREQILERVWGYDFMGDSNIIEVYVRYLRLKLENNQEKRLIQTVRGIGYVLRE, encoded by the coding sequence ATGGCTGCTCATATTCTAGTTGTCGAAGATGAAGGGAAACTTGCTCAATTTATAGAATTAGAGCTAAAATACGAGGGATATCAGGTCACTGTTGCCCCAGATGGGTTAAGCGGATTAACAACAGCTAGAGAATCTAATCCAGACTTAATTTTACTCGATTGGATGTTACCTGGAATCTCAGGGTTAGAAATTTGTAAGCGTCTACGACAAACGGGAAATAAAGTCCCCATTATTTTATTAACTGCTAAAGATGAAATTAGCGATCGCGTTACTGGATTAGATGCCGGAGCAGACGATTATATCATTAAACCGTTTAGCTTAGAAGAATTATTAGCCAGAGTTAGGGCAAATTTACGACGCACATCGGAAAATAACGCAGATGAAGTGCAATTTATGGATTTACGCCTTAACCGTAGTAGTCGAGAAGTTTATCGAGCTAACCGTTTAATTGAACTCACCGCTAAAGAATTTGATTTACTGGAATATTTAATGTCTCATCCTCGCCAAGTTCTTACTAGAGAGCAAATATTAGAGCGGGTATGGGGTTATGATTTTATGGGAGATTCTAATATAATCGAAGTTTATGTCCGCTATTTACGCTTAAAACTGGAGAATAACCAAGAAAAACGCTTAATTCAAACGGTTAGAGGCATTGGATATGTTTTACGGGAGTAG
- a CDS encoding ABC transporter substrate-binding protein, with translation MSFQKKLNRFILERFKPKFLYLGLLFLAIWSITSHVLGATGLASEPVTVTVLMQAPEAREWQSTLSEFEKKYPKINLKIVEGPNQSNQIEDLYTSSFLLGNSPYDLVFLDTVWTYKFAAAGWLRNISERISEPELAQFLSTEIEAGQYQGNLYRIPLRSDVGMLYYRSDLLAQGGYNPPETFAELMEIAQTLQKKGLADLGYLWQGKQYEGLSAMFVEILEGYGGFWVAPDTLEVGLDQPEAIRAVQFLRSTIEEGVSPPGVTTYTEDETRLLFQNGRGLFLRNWPYVYGFASQDNSPIQGKFGIKPMVHASGYQSGACQGGWGLGIASTSKHPLEAWKVIEFFSSKDVQRQFILATGKVPSRTALFNDPAIVAKYPHYPELLKVLNQAVLRPPIPQYAQTSDILQRYLSAALTGKISPEEAMTSAAAETRRLLGKTAQN, from the coding sequence ATGAGTTTTCAAAAAAAGTTAAACCGATTTATCTTAGAGAGGTTTAAACCCAAGTTTTTATATTTAGGCTTATTATTTTTGGCGATTTGGAGCATCACCAGTCACGTTTTAGGAGCAACAGGGTTAGCTTCCGAACCCGTAACCGTAACGGTTTTAATGCAAGCTCCAGAAGCCAGAGAATGGCAGTCAACCCTAAGCGAATTTGAGAAAAAATATCCGAAAATTAATTTAAAAATTGTTGAAGGGCCAAATCAAAGTAATCAAATAGAAGATCTTTATACTTCATCGTTTTTACTGGGAAATTCTCCCTATGATTTAGTTTTTTTAGATACGGTTTGGACGTATAAATTTGCAGCAGCCGGATGGTTAAGGAATATTTCCGAGCGCATTTCTGAGCCAGAATTAGCGCAATTTTTAAGTACGGAAATCGAAGCCGGTCAATATCAAGGAAATTTATATCGCATTCCTCTACGTTCTGATGTGGGAATGTTATATTATCGTAGCGATTTATTAGCCCAAGGGGGATACAATCCTCCTGAAACTTTTGCTGAGTTGATGGAAATTGCTCAGACATTACAAAAAAAAGGGTTAGCAGATTTAGGGTATTTGTGGCAAGGAAAACAATATGAAGGACTTTCTGCCATGTTTGTCGAAATTCTCGAAGGGTATGGAGGGTTTTGGGTGGCACCGGATACCCTAGAAGTTGGATTAGATCAACCTGAAGCTATCCGTGCAGTTCAATTTCTCCGCAGTACCATTGAAGAGGGGGTTTCTCCTCCAGGGGTGACGACTTATACCGAAGATGAAACCCGTCTTTTATTTCAAAATGGAAGAGGGCTTTTTTTACGCAATTGGCCTTATGTTTATGGGTTCGCTTCTCAAGATAATTCCCCTATACAAGGCAAATTTGGCATTAAACCGATGGTTCACGCTTCCGGTTATCAAAGTGGAGCTTGTCAAGGAGGATGGGGATTAGGAATTGCTAGCACCAGTAAACACCCCTTAGAAGCTTGGAAAGTGATCGAGTTTTTTAGTAGTAAGGATGTTCAACGTCAATTTATTCTCGCTACCGGCAAAGTTCCCAGTCGGACAGCTTTATTTAATGATCCGGCGATCGTGGCCAAATATCCCCATTATCCTGAATTACTCAAGGTTTTAAATCAAGCAGTTCTCCGCCCTCCTATTCCTCAATATGCCCAAACCTCTGATATTTTGCAACGTTATCTCAGTGCGGCATTAACGGGTAAAATCAGTCCAGAAGAAGCCATGACATCGGCGGCGGCTGAAACTCGTCGTTTATTAGGAAAGACAGCCCAAAATTAA
- a CDS encoding ferredoxin-thioredoxin reductase variable chain: protein MKIGDRVRVRESVVVYHHPQHRQEPFDIKGMEGDVIEIVTQWQGRPVSANLPILVKFDKKFKAHFRENELEII from the coding sequence ATGAAAATTGGCGATCGCGTCCGAGTCCGAGAATCTGTAGTTGTTTACCACCATCCCCAACATAGACAAGAACCGTTTGATATTAAAGGGATGGAAGGAGATGTCATTGAGATTGTCACTCAGTGGCAAGGCAGACCGGTCAGTGCTAATTTGCCTATCTTAGTTAAATTTGATAAAAAGTTTAAAGCTCACTTTCGGGAGAATGAATTAGAAATTATTTAA
- a CDS encoding NfeD family protein produces MLSSPVIWLIAGSILCLMEFIFPTAFVAFMMGISAFVVALIAFLVPHLGTQVVLWLILSTISIILSRRWLTPRKNLRRLSEDTEGQTLTEIAPGQAGRVLYEGNSWRAMCDDETLSIPAHQKVYIVRRKGNTLFVVPANLLHS; encoded by the coding sequence ATGTTGAGTTCACCCGTGATCTGGTTAATTGCCGGCTCCATTCTCTGTTTGATGGAATTTATTTTTCCTACGGCTTTTGTCGCCTTTATGATGGGCATTAGTGCTTTTGTAGTAGCGTTAATAGCTTTCCTAGTTCCTCATTTAGGCACTCAGGTGGTTTTATGGCTGATTTTGTCAACGATTTCTATTATTTTGTCCCGGCGTTGGTTAACCCCTCGAAAAAATTTACGTAGACTCAGCGAGGATACTGAAGGACAAACCTTGACAGAAATTGCCCCTGGACAAGCCGGCAGAGTGCTTTATGAAGGGAATTCTTGGCGGGCGATGTGTGATGATGAAACTCTTTCTATCCCTGCTCATCAAAAAGTTTATATTGTCAGACGCAAAGGGAATACCTTGTTTGTTGTTCCGGCTAACTTGTTACATTCCTAA
- a CDS encoding SPFH domain-containing protein: MEQFFLLVFLVFGGSALFGSVKIINEKNEALVERLGSFDKKLTPGLNFTFPFIDKVVYKETTREKVIDIPPQSCITKDNVAITVDAVVYWRIVDMEKAYYKVENLRLAMQNLVLTQIRSEIGKLELDETFTARTEINEILLRELDIATDPWGVKVTRVELRDIMPSKAVQDSMELQMAAERKKRAAILTSEGERDSAINSAQGLAQSKLLEAEALKKAAILRAEAEREQEILRAEATAKAIEIVAQKLGSTPNARETLQFLLAQNYLDMGKVIGSSESSKIMFMDPRNLMSTIEGVRSVIGNNTNQDLSELGIELEKIDRHRAQ; the protein is encoded by the coding sequence ATGGAACAATTTTTTCTCTTAGTATTTCTCGTTTTCGGGGGATCGGCTTTATTTGGTTCAGTTAAAATTATTAATGAAAAGAATGAAGCCTTAGTAGAAAGGCTAGGAAGTTTCGATAAAAAGCTGACTCCAGGACTTAATTTTACCTTTCCCTTTATTGATAAAGTCGTCTACAAAGAAACGACGCGAGAAAAAGTGATTGATATTCCGCCCCAATCCTGTATTACTAAAGATAACGTGGCTATTACCGTAGATGCGGTAGTTTATTGGCGGATTGTCGATATGGAGAAAGCTTATTATAAAGTCGAAAATCTCCGTTTGGCGATGCAGAATTTAGTTTTAACTCAAATCCGTTCCGAAATTGGTAAACTAGAGTTAGATGAAACCTTTACCGCCCGCACTGAAATTAATGAAATTTTACTCCGAGAACTCGATATTGCCACCGATCCTTGGGGCGTTAAAGTGACTAGAGTAGAACTGAGGGATATTATGCCCTCAAAAGCGGTACAAGATTCGATGGAATTACAAATGGCCGCAGAACGCAAAAAACGCGCCGCTATTCTCACCTCTGAAGGGGAAAGAGACTCCGCCATTAATTCCGCTCAAGGGTTAGCTCAATCAAAATTGCTAGAAGCAGAAGCCCTTAAAAAAGCCGCTATCTTAAGAGCAGAAGCAGAACGAGAACAAGAAATTCTCAGAGCAGAAGCAACCGCCAAAGCGATCGAGATAGTCGCCCAAAAATTAGGCTCAACCCCCAATGCTAGAGAAACGTTACAATTTCTTTTGGCTCAAAATTATCTCGATATGGGTAAAGTGATCGGCAGTAGTGAAAGTAGCAAAATCATGTTTATGGATCCTCGTAATTTGATGTCTACTATCGAGGGAGTGCGTTCGGTGATTGGCAATAACACCAATCAAGATCTCTCTGAACTGGGGATAGAATTAGAAAAAATCGACCGTCATCGCGCTCAGTAA
- a CDS encoding Fur family transcriptional regulator has protein sequence MKTQRTRSQEKIFHLLKTLDSSISAQDLYIELRKRKQNIGLATVYRSLDALKLQGVVQVRTLSTGESLYSLVQQDQHHLTCVNCGQSVLIDECPVHDLEDRLEKSHHFKVYYHTLEFFGLCDRCQGMTGPLEG, from the coding sequence ATGAAAACTCAAAGGACTCGTTCTCAAGAAAAAATTTTTCATTTACTTAAGACTTTAGATAGTTCCATTTCTGCTCAAGATCTCTATATTGAATTGCGAAAAAGGAAACAAAATATCGGTTTAGCGACGGTTTATCGCTCCTTAGACGCACTCAAACTGCAAGGGGTGGTACAGGTTAGAACCTTATCGACAGGAGAGTCGTTGTATAGTTTGGTGCAACAAGATCAGCATCATTTGACTTGTGTTAATTGTGGTCAATCTGTTCTTATTGATGAGTGTCCAGTTCATGATTTAGAAGATCGTTTAGAAAAATCTCATCATTTTAAAGTGTACTACCATACCCTTGAATTTTTTGGCCTTTGCGATCGCTGTCAGGGGATGACTGGACCACTTGAGGGTTAG
- the purS gene encoding phosphoribosylformylglycinamidine synthase subunit PurS, translated as MSQTYQCRIYVTLRPSVLDPAGTAVESGLKQLGYQGVQQVRIGKYIELTVTAKDETDAKDQLDQMCEQLLANTVIENYRFELTPIQSEVMS; from the coding sequence ATGTCTCAAACCTATCAATGTCGTATTTATGTGACTCTCAGACCTTCCGTACTCGATCCAGCCGGCACCGCAGTTGAATCTGGATTAAAACAACTCGGTTATCAGGGAGTTCAACAGGTGAGAATCGGTAAATATATTGAGCTTACTGTAACGGCCAAGGATGAAACTGACGCTAAAGATCAATTAGATCAAATGTGTGAGCAACTTTTAGCCAATACCGTTATAGAAAATTATCGCTTTGAATTGACACCGATTCAATCTGAGGTGATGAGTTAA
- the purQ gene encoding phosphoribosylformylglycinamidine synthase subunit PurQ yields MKFGIVVFPGSNCDRDVAMVTEGLLDQPTRMVWHQETDISDLDVVVIPGGFSYGDYLRCGAIARFSPVIKSVIEQAQQGKYVLGICNGFQILTEIGLLPGALIRNQNLSFICDRVSVRVENTNLPWTQAYSPGGILSLPIAHGEGRYYADQKTLETLEENGQVLFRYCNSSGEIEAKDNPNGSLNHIAGITNPQGNVLGMMPHPERASDPMLGATDGLKLFKGLMGF; encoded by the coding sequence ATGAAATTTGGAATCGTGGTTTTTCCGGGGTCAAATTGCGATCGGGATGTAGCAATGGTAACTGAAGGGTTACTCGATCAACCGACTCGCATGGTTTGGCATCAAGAAACGGATATTTCTGATCTAGATGTAGTAGTGATACCGGGAGGGTTTAGTTATGGAGATTATCTTAGATGTGGAGCGATCGCGCGGTTTTCTCCAGTGATCAAAAGTGTCATCGAACAAGCACAACAAGGAAAATATGTGTTAGGGATCTGTAATGGGTTTCAAATCTTAACCGAAATTGGCTTATTACCGGGTGCGTTAATTCGTAATCAAAATTTAAGTTTTATTTGCGATCGGGTTTCGGTACGGGTTGAAAATACCAATTTACCTTGGACTCAAGCTTATTCCCCCGGAGGAATTCTCAGCTTACCCATTGCTCACGGAGAAGGACGTTATTATGCCGACCAAAAAACCCTTGAGACTTTAGAAGAGAATGGTCAAGTTTTGTTTCGTTACTGTAATTCTTCAGGAGAAATTGAAGCAAAAGACAACCCTAACGGCTCATTAAATCATATTGCCGGTATTACCAACCCTCAAGGGAACGTTTTAGGAATGATGCCTCACCCTGAAAGAGCTTCAGATCCTATGTTAGGGGCAACGGATGGCTTAAAACTGTTCAAAGGATTAATGGGATTTTAA
- the petB gene encoding cytochrome b6, which produces MFSKQVTDSKVYQWFEERLEVQEIADDITSKYVPPHVNIFYCLGGITLVCFLIQFATGFAMTFYYKPTVTEAFTSVEYIMNEVNFGWLIRSVHRWSASMMVLMMILHVFRVYLTGGFKKPRELTWIVGVIMAVITVSFGVTGYSLPWDQVGYWAVKIVSGVPAAIPVVGDQMVELLRGGASVGQTTLTRFYSIHTFVLPWLMAVFMLLHFLMIRKQGISGPL; this is translated from the coding sequence ATGTTTTCTAAGCAAGTAACCGATTCTAAAGTTTATCAATGGTTTGAGGAACGCCTAGAGGTTCAAGAAATTGCTGATGATATTACCAGCAAGTACGTTCCTCCCCACGTTAATATCTTTTACTGTCTGGGTGGAATCACCTTGGTTTGTTTCTTAATTCAGTTTGCCACTGGATTTGCCATGACCTTCTATTACAAACCAACAGTAACTGAAGCGTTTACCTCCGTAGAGTACATCATGAATGAGGTCAACTTCGGTTGGCTCATTCGCTCTGTCCATCGCTGGTCTGCCAGTATGATGGTATTAATGATGATTCTGCACGTTTTCCGGGTTTATTTAACCGGTGGATTTAAAAAGCCTCGGGAATTAACCTGGATCGTTGGGGTCATTATGGCAGTAATCACCGTATCTTTTGGAGTAACGGGTTACTCTTTACCTTGGGATCAGGTGGGTTACTGGGCGGTTAAAATTGTGTCTGGTGTTCCTGCTGCTATCCCTGTAGTTGGCGATCAAATGGTTGAACTATTACGGGGTGGTGCTAGTGTAGGACAAACCACTTTAACCCGCTTTTACAGTATCCATACTTTTGTACTTCCCTGGTTAATGGCTGTCTTTATGCTGTTACACTTCCTGATGATTCGTAAACAAGGAATCTCCGGACCGTTGTAA
- the petD gene encoding cytochrome b6-f complex subunit IV yields the protein MAVLKKPDLSDPKLRAKLAKGMGHNYYGEPAWPNDLLYVFPVVIMGTIGLVVGLAVLDPGMIGEPADPFATPLEILPEWYLYPVFQILRILPNKLLGIACQAAIPLGLMLIPFIESVNKFQNPFRRPVATTFFMIGTLVTLWLGAGAIFPIDKSLTLGLF from the coding sequence ATGGCTGTTTTAAAAAAGCCGGATCTAAGCGATCCTAAACTCCGCGCCAAACTGGCCAAAGGAATGGGTCATAATTATTATGGTGAACCCGCTTGGCCTAATGACTTACTCTATGTGTTCCCTGTGGTTATCATGGGAACGATTGGTTTAGTAGTTGGTTTAGCTGTTCTCGATCCCGGTATGATCGGTGAACCGGCTGATCCGTTTGCTACTCCCTTAGAAATTCTTCCAGAATGGTATTTATATCCCGTATTCCAAATTCTGCGAATTCTTCCTAACAAATTATTAGGAATTGCTTGTCAAGCTGCGATTCCTTTAGGATTAATGTTGATTCCTTTTATTGAAAGTGTCAACAAATTCCAGAATCCTTTCCGTCGTCCTGTAGCAACGACTTTCTTTATGATCGGGACTTTAGTCACCCTTTGGTTAGGGGCCGGCGCAATTTTCCCCATCGACAAATCTTTAACCCTGGGTTTGTTCTAA